A region from the uncultured Holophaga sp. genome encodes:
- a CDS encoding glycosyltransferase family 9 protein, which translates to MLTRFLRNGLRCIRKRRDRVRRRLGLALFDRPLRQRGHPEVPETWLFIRWDGKLGDAFVTSWIYAEIKRHHPKARVEVLTTPEAAWLFRQTPGVDRVHLCGRRPSYAALAALARSLGRVEVLVHFVREFKMRDLFFIERLGPAHVASLDDCPRCVDLKMGARTAHRHMVDKYADLLHLLGIEVGRIHYSIPSSEPQAKALDRIWPSGPVIALNPWGAGRARRMTDESLSRLLEAVHAGIPQARICLLFAPDRTAEALAQCKGRPWAFCFRQSRHILDVASQIRRSRAVISVDTSTVHLAVGLDKPLFGLYNPDPVTWTDWAPRHAQAEVVFSLEPHPYDINSLPWDTLPALLQGWWAHKVLRPEGWAC; encoded by the coding sequence ATGCTCACACGCTTCCTCCGCAACGGTCTCCGGTGCATCCGGAAGCGGCGGGACAGGGTGAGGCGCCGCTTGGGTCTGGCGCTCTTTGATCGCCCTCTGCGCCAGAGGGGCCACCCAGAAGTGCCGGAGACTTGGCTCTTCATCCGATGGGATGGCAAGCTCGGGGACGCCTTCGTCACCTCCTGGATCTACGCAGAGATCAAGCGGCACCATCCCAAGGCGAGGGTTGAGGTGCTCACCACGCCCGAGGCGGCTTGGCTCTTCAGGCAGACTCCCGGCGTGGACAGGGTCCATCTCTGCGGCAGGCGGCCCAGCTACGCGGCTCTGGCAGCTTTGGCACGGAGCCTGGGAAGGGTTGAGGTCCTGGTCCACTTCGTACGGGAATTCAAGATGAGGGATCTCTTCTTCATCGAGAGGTTGGGGCCTGCCCATGTGGCCTCCCTGGATGACTGCCCCAGGTGTGTGGACCTGAAGATGGGTGCCCGGACCGCCCACCGGCACATGGTGGACAAGTACGCCGACCTGCTTCATCTGCTGGGGATCGAGGTGGGCAGGATCCATTATTCGATTCCCTCCAGCGAGCCCCAGGCCAAGGCCCTCGACCGGATATGGCCCTCGGGCCCGGTGATCGCCCTCAATCCCTGGGGGGCCGGGAGGGCCCGCAGGATGACGGATGAGAGTCTTTCCCGACTGTTGGAGGCGGTTCATGCGGGCATCCCCCAGGCCCGGATCTGTCTCCTCTTTGCCCCCGACCGGACGGCGGAGGCCCTGGCCCAGTGCAAGGGGCGTCCTTGGGCCTTCTGCTTCCGCCAAAGCCGCCACATCCTGGACGTGGCCTCCCAGATCCGCCGCTCCCGTGCGGTCATCAGTGTGGACACCTCCACGGTCCACCTGGCGGTGGGTCTGGACAAGCCCCTCTTCGGGCTCTATAACCCCGACCCGGTGACCTGGACTGACTGGGCGCCCCGCCATGCCCAGGCCGAAGTGGTCTTCTCCCTGGAACCCCACCCCTACGACATCAATTCGCTGCCCTGGGACACCCTCCCTGCCCTCCTGCAGGGTTGGTGGGCACACAAGGTCCTCCGCCCGGAGGGATGGGCATGCTGA
- a CDS encoding FeoC-like transcriptional regulator, with product MILGEIKNYLKERHQATLADLAYRFRTDPSAMEGMLEPWIHKGRLTRTLLTGACGSTKSGCSCGQTCGNDKILYEWID from the coding sequence ATGATCCTCGGTGAAATCAAGAACTACCTCAAGGAGCGCCACCAGGCCACCCTGGCAGACCTGGCCTACCGCTTCCGCACCGACCCCAGCGCCATGGAGGGCATGCTGGAGCCCTGGATCCACAAGGGGCGCCTGACCCGCACTCTGCTCACGGGCGCCTGCGGCTCCACCAAGTCAGGCTGCTCCTGCGGACAGACCTGCGGGAACGACAAGATCCTCTACGAGTGGATCGACTGA
- the feoB gene encoding Fe(2+) transporter permease subunit FeoB, producing the protein MSECTIALAGNPNCGKTTLFNALTGTRQRVGNWPGVTVDRKSGEYDHKGLPVEVVDLPGIYSLSAASLDEKVSRDYLLSGDADLVVNILDASNLERNLYLTVQLLEMRVPMVVALNMMDLAKQNQVSIDVPALEARLGCPVIPLVAARQDGLAALRDAIAMAAPLRRPGTNLVDYPVAIQEAVATLLPAIEPALKTARMEPRWGALKLLESDPTLRALVGPESLILAEAQLAAIEASMGEEADILMADSRYEAIGALVAATVKREGRLEQTTSDRIDKVVLSRIWGIPIFLVAMYLMFMITINLGGAFIDFFDQFAGAIFVDGFGHLLGLMGSPEWLTTLLAKGLGGGVQTMATFIPPIGFMFLCLCILEDSGYMARAAFVMDRFMRLLGLPGKAFVPLLVGFGCNVPATMATRTLENQRDRTLSIAMIPFMSCGARLPVYALFAAAFFPASGQNIVFGLYLLGIAFAVFTGLVLKNTLLKGEITPFVMELPPYHIPSPRGILVHAWDRLKAFLFRAGKLLVPLVMILSFFNSMGPDGSFGNEQNGKSVLSAVGRSITPIFKPLGIKEENWPATVGIFTGIFAKEAVVGTLNSAYTQMKPEGGTAVEAEKPEEGFHLGHALAGAFATIPEKLKELGGKLTDPLGISVGDVSNTQTAAEEQKVDASTFGAMVALFDGKAGAFAYLMFILLYFPCAAAIAAVYRETNLRWTLFVGAWTTGLAYLGSTVFYQAATFGQHPAGTTSWIVFTLVLLAAVIATLRHLGQKAERMAPLALGRPRS; encoded by the coding sequence ATGAGTGAGTGCACCATCGCCCTGGCGGGCAACCCCAACTGCGGCAAGACCACGCTCTTCAATGCCCTGACCGGCACCCGTCAGCGGGTGGGCAACTGGCCCGGCGTCACGGTGGACCGGAAGTCCGGGGAATACGATCACAAGGGCCTCCCGGTGGAGGTGGTGGACCTCCCGGGCATCTACTCCCTCTCCGCCGCCTCCCTGGATGAAAAGGTCTCCCGGGACTACCTCCTCTCCGGCGATGCCGACCTGGTGGTGAACATCCTGGATGCCTCCAATCTGGAGCGGAACCTCTACCTGACAGTCCAGCTCCTGGAGATGCGGGTCCCCATGGTGGTGGCCCTCAACATGATGGACCTGGCCAAGCAGAATCAGGTATCCATTGATGTGCCCGCCCTGGAGGCGCGCCTGGGCTGCCCTGTCATCCCCCTGGTGGCGGCCAGGCAGGATGGCTTGGCGGCGCTCCGGGACGCCATCGCGATGGCCGCCCCCCTGCGCCGCCCGGGCACCAACCTGGTGGACTACCCCGTGGCCATTCAAGAGGCGGTCGCAACCCTGCTCCCCGCCATCGAGCCCGCCCTGAAGACTGCCCGCATGGAGCCCCGCTGGGGAGCCCTGAAGCTCCTGGAGTCTGATCCCACCCTCCGCGCCCTGGTAGGCCCCGAGTCGCTCATCCTGGCGGAGGCCCAGCTTGCCGCCATCGAGGCATCCATGGGAGAGGAAGCGGACATCCTGATGGCCGACAGCCGCTATGAGGCCATTGGCGCCCTCGTGGCCGCCACCGTGAAGCGGGAGGGCCGCCTGGAGCAGACCACCTCGGACCGCATCGACAAGGTGGTGCTCAGCCGCATCTGGGGCATTCCCATCTTCCTGGTGGCCATGTACCTGATGTTCATGATCACCATCAACCTCGGTGGCGCCTTCATCGACTTCTTCGACCAGTTCGCCGGGGCGATCTTCGTAGACGGCTTCGGGCACCTGCTGGGCCTCATGGGCAGCCCCGAGTGGCTTACCACCCTCCTGGCCAAGGGCCTGGGCGGGGGCGTCCAGACCATGGCCACCTTCATCCCTCCCATCGGCTTCATGTTCCTCTGCCTCTGCATCCTGGAGGACTCGGGCTACATGGCCCGCGCCGCCTTCGTCATGGACCGCTTCATGCGCCTCCTGGGCCTGCCCGGCAAGGCCTTCGTGCCCCTCCTGGTGGGCTTCGGCTGCAACGTCCCCGCCACCATGGCCACTCGGACCCTGGAGAACCAGAGGGACCGCACCCTCTCCATCGCCATGATCCCCTTCATGTCCTGCGGCGCCCGCCTGCCGGTCTACGCTCTCTTCGCTGCGGCCTTCTTCCCCGCCAGCGGCCAGAACATCGTCTTCGGGCTCTACCTCCTGGGCATCGCCTTCGCCGTCTTCACCGGCCTGGTTCTCAAGAACACCCTGCTCAAGGGCGAGATCACCCCCTTCGTCATGGAGCTGCCCCCCTACCACATCCCCAGCCCCCGGGGCATCCTGGTCCACGCCTGGGACCGCCTCAAGGCCTTCCTCTTCCGGGCCGGCAAACTCCTGGTGCCCCTGGTGATGATCCTCTCATTCTTTAATTCAATGGGTCCCGACGGCTCCTTCGGCAATGAGCAGAACGGCAAGTCCGTCCTGAGCGCCGTCGGCCGCTCCATCACCCCCATCTTCAAGCCCCTGGGCATCAAAGAGGAGAACTGGCCCGCCACCGTCGGCATCTTCACCGGCATCTTCGCCAAGGAGGCCGTGGTGGGCACCCTCAACTCCGCCTACACCCAGATGAAGCCCGAGGGCGGAACTGCGGTGGAGGCCGAAAAGCCCGAGGAAGGCTTCCACCTTGGCCACGCCCTGGCCGGCGCCTTCGCCACCATCCCCGAGAAGCTCAAGGAGCTGGGCGGCAAGCTTACGGATCCCCTGGGCATCTCGGTGGGGGATGTGAGCAATACCCAGACCGCAGCCGAGGAGCAGAAGGTCGACGCCAGTACCTTCGGCGCCATGGTGGCCCTCTTCGATGGCAAGGCCGGAGCCTTCGCCTACCTGATGTTCATCCTGCTCTACTTCCCCTGCGCGGCCGCCATCGCCGCAGTCTACCGGGAGACCAACCTGCGCTGGACCCTCTTCGTGGGAGCCTGGACCACTGGCCTCGCCTACCTGGGCTCCACGGTGTTCTACCAGGCAGCCACCTTCGGCCAGCACCCCGCCGGGACCACGTCCTGGATCGTCTTCACCCTGGTCCTCCTGGCCGCCGTCATCGCCACCCTGCGCCACCTGGGGCAGAAAGCGGAACGCATGGCACCCCTGGCCCTGGGCCGCCCCCGGTCCTGA
- a CDS encoding FeoA family protein gives MKTSLRDMQVGDTGTVAGYEKGSAGYRERLMAMGLTRGTEFRISRIAPMGDPVELQVRGFNLTLRRQEASALLVETGGIHE, from the coding sequence ATGAAGACAAGCCTCAGGGACATGCAGGTCGGCGACACCGGAACGGTGGCTGGCTACGAAAAGGGCAGCGCCGGGTACCGGGAGCGGCTCATGGCCATGGGTCTGACCCGTGGTACCGAATTCAGGATCTCGCGGATCGCGCCCATGGGGGATCCGGTGGAGCTCCAGGTGCGGGGCTTCAACCTGACCCTGCGGCGTCAAGAGGCCTCGGCCCTGCTGGTCGAGACGGGAGGAATCCATGAGTGA
- a CDS encoding FeoA family protein, with the protein MANALSLPVPVQFLSSPSSPPIPSEEPAKGGFPLRLSQEGDRVRIVALQGGSTFQNRMAGMGLQPGTELQILNNGQDGRVLVASGSTRLFLGGGMAQKIQVIPVKGNM; encoded by the coding sequence ATGGCAAACGCGCTCTCCCTACCGGTACCCGTCCAGTTCCTCTCCAGCCCCTCCTCCCCGCCCATCCCTTCCGAAGAACCGGCAAAGGGGGGCTTCCCCCTGCGGCTCTCCCAAGAGGGCGACAGGGTCCGCATCGTCGCCCTCCAGGGCGGCAGCACCTTCCAGAACCGGATGGCCGGCATGGGCCTCCAGCCCGGGACGGAGCTCCAAATCCTCAACAACGGTCAGGACGGCCGGGTACTGGTGGCCAGCGGCAGCACCCGCCTCTTCCTGGGGGGAGGCATGGCCCAGAAGATCCAGGTCATCCCGGTGAAAGGAAACATGTGA
- a CDS encoding tetratricopeptide repeat protein: protein MATDTPGTYCQNCFTWNPGDRETCRKCGTRLLIVAGDQAWDDDVDNEPDDDLDEHLLERITGLEENLRRIETYLEAISDQLGKLERSEVMLRNGLMSLVQEMEQKGQLDGQAFSTRWEGLVEENLQLIGARELFTRYRARILPIAKSKSMSQLRRALLETSALLDMANLPEAANRLAQALSLDPKNYELLFTVAALKEVAQDFDEAESLVRKVVQLSPRHFEAWMLLAKLLRDDLSRADQAIEALHRAAELRPDEAEPRIQLCEILLDEEDLQGALEAATDALNLQRDGHTLSLMGEVLLARGDSAKAIPLLKEASAFLPGELFVRELLAEGYLIAGERAKAFAILEELLRQNPGDHELLLLLDAEDPAQLRSARGGSAASRMALDEVEVLIREESPAEASTALKRVMRKERTQRAELLELQIAFLKNPKGTLSKAMAFAASDHHPRLCFQALRLVLDYYMEQNADAQILETLEHYLQAHPKSSGAWEAAIIRQACRLMAGDLTQDDLKEVRRLQANPLPGQEARARTLLGQYLLDLKLPRDVVDLIGPVLKNEPTLINHFQLGTALAALHRESEAVDILEAGLEADPDDLQESQVTMIKTKMKALIHELDQDLSQEPQD, encoded by the coding sequence ATGGCCACAGATACCCCCGGAACCTACTGCCAGAACTGCTTCACCTGGAACCCCGGCGACCGGGAGACCTGCCGCAAGTGCGGGACACGCCTGCTCATCGTGGCGGGCGACCAGGCCTGGGACGATGATGTCGACAACGAACCCGACGACGACCTTGACGAGCACCTGCTCGAGCGGATCACGGGGCTTGAGGAGAACCTGCGCCGCATCGAGACCTATCTGGAGGCCATCTCGGACCAGCTGGGCAAGCTGGAGCGCTCGGAGGTCATGCTCCGCAATGGCCTCATGTCCCTGGTGCAGGAGATGGAGCAGAAAGGGCAGCTGGACGGCCAGGCCTTCTCCACCCGCTGGGAGGGCCTGGTGGAGGAGAACCTCCAGCTCATCGGCGCCCGGGAACTCTTCACCCGCTACCGCGCCCGCATCCTGCCCATCGCCAAGTCCAAGTCCATGAGCCAGCTGCGGCGGGCCCTCCTGGAGACCTCGGCCCTCCTGGACATGGCCAACCTGCCTGAAGCCGCCAATCGACTGGCCCAGGCCCTCAGCCTGGACCCCAAGAATTACGAGCTGCTCTTCACGGTCGCCGCGCTCAAGGAGGTGGCCCAGGACTTCGATGAAGCGGAGAGCCTGGTCCGGAAGGTGGTCCAACTGAGCCCGCGGCATTTCGAGGCCTGGATGCTCCTGGCCAAGCTCCTGAGGGATGACCTCTCCCGGGCCGACCAGGCCATCGAGGCCCTCCACAGGGCCGCGGAGCTGCGTCCCGACGAGGCCGAGCCCCGCATCCAGCTCTGCGAGATCCTCCTGGATGAGGAGGATCTGCAGGGGGCCCTGGAGGCGGCCACGGATGCCCTCAACCTCCAACGGGACGGACACACCCTCAGCCTCATGGGAGAGGTGCTCCTGGCCCGGGGGGACTCCGCCAAGGCCATCCCCCTGCTCAAGGAGGCCTCGGCCTTCCTGCCCGGTGAGCTCTTCGTCCGGGAGCTCCTGGCCGAGGGCTACCTGATCGCAGGCGAACGGGCCAAGGCCTTTGCCATCCTGGAGGAGCTCCTGCGCCAGAATCCTGGCGACCACGAGCTCCTGCTCCTCCTGGACGCCGAGGACCCCGCCCAGCTCCGCTCCGCCCGGGGTGGGAGCGCCGCCTCCCGCATGGCCCTGGACGAGGTGGAGGTGCTCATCCGCGAAGAGTCTCCCGCCGAGGCCAGCACCGCCCTCAAGCGGGTCATGCGCAAGGAGAGAACCCAACGGGCGGAACTGCTGGAGCTCCAGATCGCCTTCCTCAAGAACCCCAAGGGCACCCTGTCGAAGGCCATGGCCTTCGCCGCCTCGGACCACCATCCCCGCCTCTGCTTCCAGGCCCTCCGCCTCGTCCTGGACTACTACATGGAACAGAACGCAGACGCACAGATCCTGGAGACCCTGGAGCACTACCTCCAGGCCCACCCCAAGAGCAGCGGCGCCTGGGAGGCGGCCATCATCCGTCAGGCCTGCAGGTTGATGGCGGGCGATCTCACCCAGGACGACCTCAAGGAGGTGCGCCGCCTCCAGGCCAATCCCCTGCCAGGCCAGGAGGCCCGGGCCCGCACCCTGCTGGGACAGTACCTCCTCGATCTCAAGCTGCCCAGGGATGTGGTGGATCTCATCGGCCCCGTCCTGAAAAACGAGCCGACCCTCATCAACCACTTCCAGCTCGGGACCGCCCTGGCCGCCCTCCACCGCGAGAGCGAGGCCGTGGACATCCTGGAGGCAGGCCTGGAGGCCGATCCCGATGACCTGCAGGAATCCCAGGTCACCATGATCAAGACCAAGATGAAGGCCCTGATCCACGAACTGGATCAGGATCTCTCCCAGGAACCCCAGGACTAA
- a CDS encoding tetratricopeptide repeat protein translates to MPYPGLMGNGEKREEAMAQVGKAYQVHMQGRLREAITLYTESIGILPTPEAYTYRGWAKSGLQDYGGAIEDCQQAIDLDPEFGNPYNDIGAYYLEIGSPEDAVPWLRMALKARRYENYCFPHYNLGRILEGQGRLEEALVEYRQACGENPAYAAAAKAVDRVQAKLTLSREEAP, encoded by the coding sequence GTGCCCTATCCTGGACTCATGGGCAACGGGGAGAAGCGAGAGGAAGCCATGGCGCAGGTGGGCAAGGCCTATCAGGTGCACATGCAGGGGCGTCTGCGGGAGGCCATCACCCTCTATACCGAGTCCATCGGGATCCTTCCCACGCCCGAGGCCTACACCTACCGGGGCTGGGCCAAGTCCGGGCTCCAGGACTACGGGGGGGCCATCGAGGATTGCCAGCAGGCCATCGATCTGGATCCCGAGTTCGGCAACCCCTACAACGACATCGGGGCGTACTACCTGGAGATAGGCTCGCCCGAGGATGCCGTGCCCTGGCTCCGGATGGCCCTGAAGGCACGGCGCTACGAAAATTACTGTTTCCCCCACTACAACCTGGGCCGGATCCTGGAGGGCCAGGGGCGGCTGGAGGAAGCCCTGGTCGAATACCGGCAGGCCTGTGGCGAAAATCCTGCCTACGCCGCGGCAGCCAAGGCCGTCGACCGCGTCCAGGCCAAGCTCACCCTTTCCCGAGAGGAGGCCCCATGA
- a CDS encoding MqnA/MqnD/SBP family protein has protein sequence MTHLVIAHSPDSDDAYMMAPLALGWMQRDPDLEGLSFEFVRKDIETLNAEALEGRYDVTAISFGAYPELMGGYELLTAGSSIQEGTGPLLVTHQPMSPEQLDNTVVAIPGKRTSAYLSLRKWRPGLEVALVSFDRIMEEVAAGNYDAGLLIHESQLMYQDHGLHLLVDLGSWWKESYDLPLPMGGNAIRKQLPQELKLGFARVMRKSVAMARQRHWESVDYAQGFGRGMDRDMVGRYVNAWVNDFTEDPGERGRKAVSLLLGLDPVWIQG, from the coding sequence ATGACCCACCTGGTCATCGCCCACAGTCCTGACTCCGACGATGCGTACATGATGGCGCCCCTGGCCCTGGGCTGGATGCAGAGAGATCCAGATCTGGAGGGGCTCAGCTTCGAGTTCGTCCGCAAGGACATCGAGACCCTCAATGCCGAGGCTCTTGAGGGACGCTACGATGTCACCGCCATCAGCTTCGGTGCCTATCCGGAGCTGATGGGCGGCTACGAGCTGCTCACGGCGGGCAGCAGCATCCAGGAGGGGACCGGGCCGCTCCTGGTGACTCACCAGCCCATGAGTCCGGAACAACTGGACAACACGGTGGTGGCCATTCCCGGTAAGCGCACCAGTGCCTACCTGAGCCTGCGCAAGTGGCGGCCCGGGCTGGAGGTGGCCCTGGTCTCCTTCGACCGGATCATGGAGGAGGTTGCGGCGGGGAATTACGACGCCGGGCTCCTGATCCACGAGAGCCAGCTCATGTACCAGGACCACGGGCTCCACCTCCTGGTGGACCTGGGGTCCTGGTGGAAGGAGAGCTACGACCTGCCCCTACCCATGGGGGGCAATGCCATCCGGAAACAGCTGCCGCAGGAACTCAAGCTCGGCTTCGCTAGGGTCATGCGCAAGAGCGTGGCCATGGCCCGGCAGAGGCACTGGGAGAGCGTGGACTACGCCCAGGGCTTCGGCCGGGGTATGGACCGCGACATGGTGGGCCGCTATGTGAATGCCTGGGTGAATGACTTCACCGAGGATCCCGGTGAGCGGGGGCGGAAGGCGGTGAGCCTGCTGCTGGGGCTGGACCCGGTCTGGATTCAGGGTTGA
- a CDS encoding CPBP family intramembrane glutamic endopeptidase, translating to MRGKILPAFRTLEFGIVVFLVYGLQGGLWLLRSLGHPLPVPVFLEPVHLQRTLAWELGLMVVLGLFLYRQGWRPGDVHLRISARDTWLGCSLMVGSCVLYFAFYLAVCGVKGMEFMGFVVMPGPLGLGRALLLVLVHPLFEEWITLGYVTRVLASQGAGVAIGTSVFLRLFVHLGQGPMAVASLLPMGLLYAVCYWRMRRLWPFLVAHALLEAVPLLAIG from the coding sequence ATGCGCGGCAAGATCCTGCCTGCCTTCCGGACCCTTGAGTTCGGGATTGTCGTATTCCTCGTCTATGGCCTCCAGGGGGGGCTATGGCTCCTCAGGAGCCTGGGGCATCCCCTTCCGGTCCCGGTATTCCTGGAACCGGTCCACCTTCAGCGCACGCTGGCCTGGGAGCTGGGCCTGATGGTCGTCCTGGGGCTCTTCCTCTACCGCCAGGGCTGGCGGCCCGGGGATGTCCATCTGCGGATCTCAGCCAGGGACACCTGGCTGGGCTGCAGCCTCATGGTGGGAAGTTGCGTCCTCTATTTCGCCTTCTATCTGGCTGTCTGCGGTGTCAAGGGGATGGAATTCATGGGTTTCGTGGTGATGCCGGGGCCGCTGGGGCTGGGGCGGGCCCTGTTGCTGGTGCTGGTGCACCCCCTCTTCGAAGAGTGGATCACCCTGGGCTATGTGACGCGGGTGTTGGCCTCCCAGGGGGCTGGGGTGGCCATCGGCACGAGTGTCTTCCTCCGCCTCTTCGTCCACCTGGGGCAGGGGCCCATGGCGGTGGCCTCCCTGCTGCCCATGGGGCTCCTCTATGCGGTCTGCTATTGGCGGATGAGGCGTCTCTGGCCTTTCCTGGTCGCCCATGCCCTCCTGGAGGCGGTACCCCTCCTCGCCATCGGTTGA
- a CDS encoding trypsin-like peptidase domain-containing protein, which yields MKLGRTFGISALLVAGVFAGWCGGDALHSATGSPRPVTPRGPLGGQEQSLVELFKVARPSVVYITSIAYQRDFFSFDVQAVATGTGSGFVWDEAGHIVTNFHVVQGAQEFEVTFANQETHRAKVVGAAPEKDLAVLKLDRIPAGLRPIPIGSSGDLQVGQSVLAIGNPFGLDQTLTTGIISALGREIESPARRHIMGVIQTDAAINPGNSGGPLLDSAGRLVGVNTAIQSTSGSSAGIGFAVPVDIVNRVVPQLIAHGQIPQPEPGFSALPGAYARQFGVEEGVVILKVAPGGAAAQAGLKGLSRGPRGYQLGDVILAVDGKPTPDWGRFLDRLYEAPIGSTVILDVARQGQRRKVPFPIEATREL from the coding sequence ATGAAGCTCGGTCGGACCTTCGGAATCTCAGCCCTGCTGGTGGCTGGCGTCTTCGCCGGCTGGTGCGGTGGGGACGCCCTGCACTCCGCCACGGGGAGCCCCCGCCCGGTGACCCCACGCGGCCCCCTCGGCGGGCAGGAGCAGAGCCTGGTGGAACTCTTCAAGGTGGCCCGCCCCTCGGTGGTCTACATCACCTCCATCGCCTACCAGCGGGACTTCTTCTCCTTCGATGTGCAGGCAGTGGCCACGGGGACTGGCTCGGGCTTCGTCTGGGACGAGGCCGGGCACATCGTCACCAATTTCCATGTCGTTCAAGGAGCCCAGGAGTTCGAGGTGACCTTCGCCAACCAGGAGACCCACCGGGCCAAAGTGGTGGGCGCCGCCCCCGAGAAGGACCTGGCCGTCCTCAAGCTCGACCGGATCCCGGCGGGGCTCCGGCCCATCCCCATTGGCAGCTCCGGTGACCTCCAGGTGGGTCAGAGCGTCCTGGCCATCGGCAATCCCTTCGGCCTGGACCAGACCCTGACCACCGGCATCATCTCGGCCCTGGGGCGAGAGATCGAAAGCCCCGCCCGACGGCACATCATGGGGGTGATCCAGACGGATGCCGCCATCAACCCCGGCAACTCCGGGGGGCCGCTCTTGGACAGTGCGGGCCGGCTGGTGGGGGTCAACACCGCCATCCAGAGCACCAGCGGCAGCAGCGCCGGCATCGGCTTCGCCGTCCCGGTGGACATCGTGAACCGCGTCGTCCCCCAACTCATCGCCCATGGCCAGATCCCCCAGCCGGAGCCTGGGTTCTCGGCCCTGCCAGGGGCCTATGCCCGCCAGTTCGGGGTGGAGGAGGGCGTTGTGATCCTCAAGGTGGCCCCGGGAGGCGCAGCGGCCCAGGCAGGACTCAAGGGGCTCAGCCGGGGCCCCCGGGGTTACCAGCTGGGGGATGTGATCCTTGCGGTGGACGGCAAGCCCACCCCGGACTGGGGGCGCTTCCTGGATCGCCTCTACGAAGCCCCCATCGGCTCCACCGTCATCCTTGACGTGGCTCGTCAGGGCCAGAGACGGAAAGTCCCTTTCCCCATCGAGGCCACCCGGGAGCTCTGA
- a CDS encoding LysR family transcriptional regulator — translation MADLDLLRSFLGIYRAGTLSAAAKQLGFTQPTLSGHLKALESQLGRPLFKRLPRGMAPTPVAHALAQNLGEHLDAMVATVEAARAGTEHLAGPLHLGGPASLLGAKVLPTLSQCTIWQAGIQLHVRIGPYEEQLQALKSGTLDLMISHTKASKYGLKWEPIFTETLILVGAPKWAQRVRPGAVAEEGANALEGVPLLACDEECHPLTRYFQTVFDREPPEPTLVVNDLRAALSAAVGGLGVTVLPDYLCEASLERGELVLLHEPEDPPTSRMCLVRKPSLKANPRVDLTWDLIRKAAEGW, via the coding sequence ATGGCAGATCTCGACCTTCTGCGCAGCTTTCTGGGCATCTACCGCGCCGGGACGCTCTCTGCGGCGGCCAAGCAGCTGGGCTTCACCCAGCCCACCCTCTCCGGGCACCTGAAGGCCCTGGAATCCCAGCTGGGGCGCCCCCTCTTCAAGCGCCTGCCCCGGGGCATGGCCCCCACCCCCGTGGCCCATGCCCTGGCCCAGAACCTGGGCGAACACCTGGACGCCATGGTGGCCACAGTGGAGGCCGCCCGGGCGGGCACCGAGCATCTGGCGGGGCCCCTGCACCTGGGGGGACCGGCGAGCCTCCTGGGGGCGAAGGTCCTCCCCACCCTGAGCCAGTGCACCATCTGGCAGGCGGGCATCCAGCTCCACGTGCGCATCGGCCCCTACGAGGAGCAGCTCCAGGCCCTCAAGAGCGGCACCCTGGACCTGATGATCAGCCACACCAAGGCCAGCAAGTACGGCCTGAAGTGGGAGCCCATCTTCACGGAGACCCTCATCCTGGTGGGGGCACCCAAGTGGGCCCAGCGGGTCCGGCCCGGTGCCGTGGCCGAGGAGGGGGCCAATGCCCTGGAGGGGGTCCCCCTCCTGGCCTGCGACGAGGAGTGCCACCCCCTCACGCGGTACTTCCAGACCGTCTTCGACCGGGAGCCCCCCGAGCCCACCCTGGTGGTCAACGATCTGCGGGCCGCACTCTCGGCGGCGGTGGGGGGCCTGGGGGTCACCGTGCTGCCAGACTACCTCTGCGAGGCATCCCTGGAACGGGGTGAGCTGGTCCTGCTCCACGAGCCGGAAGATCCGCCCACCTCGCGGATGTGTCTGGTGCGCAAGCCTTCTCTCAAGGCCAATCCACGGGTTGACCTTACCTGGGATCTGATCCGCAAGGCCGCGGAGGGCTGGTAA